The following are from one region of the Dreissena polymorpha isolate Duluth1 chromosome 2, UMN_Dpol_1.0, whole genome shotgun sequence genome:
- the LOC127869969 gene encoding uncharacterized protein LOC127869969 yields the protein MNVNAAHVVERDLYVDNVISSFKCEKDLLEYFTEARQLMSTAVMNLRSWISNSACLRTAAENENVSDTCDVTKVLGLRWDPKLDTINFVDKQIPILEKVTKRTVLKFSSQIYDPLGLLSPVTVRAKILLQEMWKQKYDWDTPLPSSLHATWSEIATDLNTVVRDTSLRRQLIQSVKGTGSDVKPEMHVFVDASNKAYGAAVYICNRNESRLVIAKSRVTPVKSLSLPQLELMAALIGARLATKIQSSLHTTHITFWSDSQIVLHWLSTTNKLKKFVANRVSEINTLTNTNTWKYCPTHDNPADLLTRGVSANVFMKSSIWQTGPEWITDTRRWPIWETEPLLVNTILDEHAGTEMVPSHVLHTDISTGSLLNLQSVINISDNSSYRRLLRVTVLVQRFVKNCKLPHKERIYGTVNANELRCAEKLLLRHCQATEYNDEKISLKSRMCRITLVKQLRLFIDSDDIIRCCGRINKAPLSEMTKFPILLPKKHHITRLIVRDAHITHLHSGVNATVTHIRQKYWIPAIRQCVQTVVRKCVTCRRVVGEAFRVPEPPPLPKMRVEDTPPFTVTGVDFTGALYVKQTTGSETKAYICLITCAITRAVHLEVVTDLTKESFLCAFRRFVNRKSLPKLIISDNATTFVAASNHLKTLMESTSVQETLSGMGIEWRFIPQRAPWYGGWWERLIGLTKVALKKVLGRAYVTLESLQTIVTEIEAVLNDRPLTYASTDLNDPAPITPSQLLYGRRVTTLPHDDVTVDAGSTVAAADHAAFNRMASRRELLIQQFYRRWKTEYLTSLREHHRMSGSNTQTINTGDVVQIHDDGPRCRWKLAVVVDVVTGRDGHIRAAKVRTSNGLYTLRPIAKLYPLEVISANGN from the coding sequence ATGAATGTGAACGCTGCACACGTCGTTGAACGGGACTTGTACGTAGACAACGTAATTTCCAGCTTTAAGTGCGAAAAGGATTTACTTGAATACTTCACAGAGGCAAGACAATTGATGTCCACAGCTGTGATGAATTTAAGGTCATGGATATCAAACAGCGCATGTCTGAGAACAGCCGCGGAAAACGAAAACGTTTCGGATACCTGTGACGTCACCAAGGTGCTCGGGCTGAGATGGGATCCCAAGTTAGACACAATAAACTTCGTAGACAAACAGATACCAATTTTAGAAAAAGTTACGAAGAGAACGGTTTTAAAATTTTCATCACAAATATATGACCCGCTTGGACTTTTGAGTCCAGTAACAGTCCGAGCGAAAATTCTCTTACAAGAAATGTGGAAACAGAAATATGACTGGGACACGCCTCTTCCGTCCAGTTTACATGCAACATGGTCAGAAATCGCCACAGATCTCAACACTGTTGTTCGAGATACGTCACTGCGCCGCCAGCTCATACAATCTGTTAAAGGAACTGGAAGTGATGTGAAACCGGAAATGCACGTCTTCGTAGATGCAAGTAACAAGGCGTATGGCGCAGCGGTATATATCTGCAACAGAAATGAGTCAAGATTGGTGATAGCGAAAAGCAGAGTCACTCCTGTTAAATCACTATCGCTTCCACAGTTAGAATTGATGGCTGCTTTGATCGGAGCGAGACTAGCTACCAAGATTCAATCTTCCCTGCACACGACGCATATCACGTTTTGGTCTGACAGCCAGATAGTCCTTCATTGGCTCTCCACAACGAATAAATTGAAGAAATTTGTAGCCAACAGAGTGTCCGAAATAAACACGTTGACCAATACAAACACTTGGAAATACTGTCCAACACACGACAACCCCGCAGACCTGCTGACACGTGGGGTATCAGCAAACGTCTTCATGAAGAGCAGCATTTGGCAAACGGGGCCCGAGTGGATCACAGACACGAGGAGGTGGCCTATATGGGAGACGGAACCGCTACTTGTCAACACTATTTTAGATGAACACGCCGGAACAGAGATGGTGCCGAGTCACGTGCTACATACAGATATATCTACCGGATCTCTACTTAACCTTCAGAGCGTTATCAACATTTCTGACAACAGTTCCTACCGAAGACTCCTGCGCGTGACAGTTCTTGTACAAAGATTTGTCAAAAATTGCAAACTTCCACACAAAGAACGAATTTACGGAACAGTAAATGCAAATGAACTCCGATGTGCTGAAAAACTGTTACTTCGGCATTGTCAAGCCACAGAATACAATGATGAAAAAATAAGTTTGAAATCACGAATGTGTCGCATCACGCTTGTGAAACAACTTCGTCTGTTTATCGACAGTGACGACATTATTCGATGTTGTGGAAGAATTAATAAAGCTCCACTATCGGAGATGACGAAGTTCCCGATATTATTACCGAAAAAACACCACATCACACGGTTGATTGTCAGAGATGCGCACATCACACATCTGCACTCGGGTGTCAACGCAACTGTGACACATATACGACAGAAGTATTGGATTCCAGCGATAAGACAGTGTGTGCAGACAGTCGTCCGGAAGTGCGTCACTTGCCGCAGAGTCGTTGGAGAAGCCTTTAGAGTCCCCGAGCCGCCGCCATTACCGAAGATGAGAGTTGAAGACACGCCGCCCTTTACAGTAACGGGGGTAGATTTCACGGGCGCTCTATACGTAAAGCAGACAACCGGAAGTGAAACAAAAGCATACATTTGTCTTATCACTTGTGCTATTACTCGAGCCGTCCATCTCGAAGTTGTCACCGATCTAACAAAGGAATCGTTTTTATGCGCATTTAGAAGATTTGTTAACCGGAAGTCACTGCCGAAATTAATAATCTCCGACAATGCTACCACGTTTGTAGCAGCGTCGAACCATTTGAAGACGCTAATGGAGTCTACATCAGTCCAAGAAACATTGAGCGGTATGGGAATAGAGTGGCGTTTCATTCCACAACGCGCCCCATGGTACGGGGGATGGTGGGAGCGACTTATTGGTTTAACGAAAGTCGCTCTGAAAAAAGTACTTGGCCGAGCATACGTCACACTTGAGTCTCTACAGACAATCGTCACAGAAATCGAGGCTGTACTTAACGATCGGCCATTGACATATGCATCAACAGATCTTAACGACCCCGCGCCCATCACGCCGTCACAGCTGTTATACGGTCGCCGAGTTACAACGCTGCCTCACGATGACGTCACAGTCGATGCCGGGAGTACTGTCGCTGCAGCCGACCATGCTGCATTTAACCGCATGGCAAGTCGACGTGAGCTGCTCATACAACAGTTCTACAGACGCTGGAAGACTGAGTACCTGACGTCACTCCGCGAGCACCACCGAATGTCTGGTTCCAACACGCAGACGATCAACACCGGGGACGTGGTGCAGATCCATGATGATGGCCCTAGATGTCGATGGAAACTTGCCGTGGTCGTCGATGTTGTAACCGGAAGGGACGGGCATATTCGCGCGGCCAAAGTGCGAACCAGTAACGGACTGTATACCCTAAGGCCAATAGCAAAACTTTATCCACTCGAAGTGATAAGTGCCAATGGAAACTGA
- the LOC127869970 gene encoding uncharacterized protein LOC127869970, with the protein MPTTIEKLLGQRLSLKNIIDRFVSKIEEASDEDDDIQFQALIEKLEEKVACLLVHNDKILSLTDADAAPEEMVEAEEYTFNVEVKLQRYKQRLQRPNIGITDAADLLSHASGSGSQQASGPLPPNNQRRVNTNSSNNSGQSAPEIIASLRGFYDRMETYIRGLESLGQHQDMYGSLSVSVVLEKLPMDIRKNLARVNENIDWFLQDLRRAINKEINILEIGTGSSYALPEVSDYNSTALFHASANGKKTSYTPSNKFGKRNTQNYSRTCAFCDQEHLSCECKNFPDTAARMNVVKQKQLCFNCLGKHRITECKSNGRCQNCHRKHHTSICKELQRKPEVESPQPEAAVFFSSTKRSNADVILKTAIAPVSSSHTTTDAAILVDEGAQRSFITRKLADDLQLESDGIETLSLTGFGGSNNRSLQQLERTTVYIVSKKKKIPVSVLIVPTIAAPINCGYLRSTAELPYLRGLKLAHPVTGDTLFHISLLVGADHYWDMVEDHVVRGNGPTAVKSKIGYLLSGPMPSTSYVPADKHILNVLASRAPEDSILERFWSLESMGISPCEPDRKSVEYLKQYQETSIEYDNGRYHAKLPWKQDLPALPTNHNITLKRTVGTIQRLRNEPEVLRAYGDIIAEQERRVFIERVPLGQESAEQVHYIPHHPVKKESSTTPIRIVYDCSCRQSRDSPSLNDCLESTPPELNELTSILVRFRLNPYAVSTDIENGFSTRRATRKGS; encoded by the exons ATGCCGACGACAATAGAGAAGTTACTAGGCCAGCGGCTaagtttgaaaaatattattgaccGTTTCGTCAGTAAAATAGAAGAAGCGAGCGATGAAGACGATGACATTCAGTTCCAAGCGCTTATCGAGAAATTAGAAGAAAAAGTGGCATGTCTGCTAGTCCACAATGATAAAATTCTCTCGCTCACCGACGCCGACGCTGCGCCAGAGGAGATGGTCGAGGCAGAAGAGTATACCTTCAACGTAGAGGTCAAACTACAAAGATACAAGCAGCGTCTACAGCGGCCTAACATTGGCATCACAGACGCCGCAGATTTATTATCGCATGCATCCGGTTCCGGTAGTCAGCAGGCATCCGGTCCACTACCACCAAACAACCAACGCAGGGTGAACACCAATTCGTCAAACAACAGCGGCCAGTCAGCGCCCGAGATAA TCGCGAGTTTGAGAGGGTTTTACGACCGCATGGAAACGTATATCCGGGGTCTTGAGTCGCTAGGACAACATCAAGATATGTACGGTAGCCTATCGGTGTCAGTTGTATTGGAAAAATTGCCGATGGATATACGTAAAAATCTCGCCCGCGTAAACGAGAATATTGACTGGTTTTTGCAAGATCTGCGACGAGCGATTAACAAGGAAATCAACATTCTCGAGATCGGCACCGGAAGTTCCTATGCGTTGCCGGAAGTTAGCGACTACAACTCAACAGCATTGTTTCATGCAAGTGCGAATGGTAAGAAGACTTCATACACTCCTAGCAACAAGTTTGGCAAAAGGAATACGCAAAATTATTCTAGAACATGTGCATTTTGTGATCAAGAACATTTAAGTTGTGAATGTAAAAACTTTCCTGACACTGCTGCCCGAATGAATGTTGTGAAACAGAAACAGCTTTGTTTTAACTGCTTGGGTAAACACCGAATCACAGAATGCAAGTCAAACGGACGCTGTCAAAACTGCCACCGGAAGCATCACACTTCTATCTGTAAGGAGCTACAAAGAAAACCGGAAGTTGAATCGCCGCAACCGGAAGCCGCCGTATTCTTCTCGTCTACAAAGAGGTCGAACGCAGACGTTATATTAAAGACCGCCATTGCCCCTGTTTCGTCGTCTCACACTACAACGGATGCCGCCATATTAGTCGACGAAGGCGCACAGCGATCCTTTATCACCAGAAAGCTTGCTGACGAtcttcaactagagagtgatggAATAGAGACACTGAGCCTGACGGGATTCGGAGGAAGTAATAACAGAAGCTTACAGCAATTAGAACGCACGACAGTGTACATAGTATCGAAGAAAAAGAAAATACCTGTTAGTGTGCTCATTGTCCCCACTATTGCGGCTCCCATCAACTGTGGGTATCTTAGATCGACTGCGGAACTTCCGTATCTGCGGGGATTGAAGTTGGCTCATCCCGTTACAGGTGACACGTTATTTCACATTTCATTACTCGTTGGAGCTGACCACTATTGGGATATGGTCGAAGATCATGTTGTTCGAGGGAACGGGCCGACCGCCGTTAAGTCTAAGATTGGTTATTTACTGTCCGGTCCGATGCCCTCCACGTCTTATGTGCCAGCTGATAAGCACATATTGAATGTACTTGCATCGCGCGCCCCAGAAGACAGCATATTAGAACGTTTCTGGAGTCTTGAGAGCATGGGTATCTCACCTTGTGAACCTGACCGGAAGTCTGTCGAGTACCTAAAGCAATATCAAGAGACATCTATTGAGTACGACAACGGAAGGTACCATGCCAAACTACCATGGAAGCAAGATCTCCCTGCTCTACCAACAAACCACAATATAACTTTGAAGAGAACTGTTGGGACTATTCAGAGGTTGCGCAACGAACCGGAAGTGCTTCGGGCATATGGTGACATCATAGCAGAACAGGAAAGACGTGTCTTTATCGAGCGGGTACCACTTGGTCAAGAGTCAGCTGAACAAGTGCACTACATCCCTCATCACCCGGTGAAAAAAGAATCATCAACGACACCCATACGCATCGTCTACGATTGTAGCTGCCGTCAGTCACGTGATTCACCAAGCTTGAACGACTGCCTGGAATCAACGCCACCGGAATTGAACGAGCTTACGTCGATTCTTGTTCGTTTTCGGTTGAATCCGTACGCTGTCTCCACAGATATAGAAAATGGCTTTTCTACACGTCGGGCTACACGAAAAGGATCGTGA